From a single Labrus bergylta chromosome 14, fLabBer1.1, whole genome shotgun sequence genomic region:
- the si:dkeyp-69c1.9 gene encoding uncharacterized protein si:dkeyp-69c1.9 → MFIKHFDLRHPRRYHDLFLPSRPYRGEPPAVAGYLLYPDTPAKMETTSQEDFCFRPAPQQDRGKGDCVAKNTQQESRRSPFTISRQTGRGNISRGWEIQGDERGDNGDGTAVKKEQVAAEMQSQYQKDFPPPSSCCRRRTPALPQPDNICINPAFRFEFSTVQRETYPGWPVVSSRFAAKLRASSSGIPNVTYRH, encoded by the exons ATGttcatcaaacattttgaccTACGACACCCCCGCCGCTATCATGACTTATTTCTGCCCAGTCGACCCTACAGGGGAGAACCACCTGCAGTGGCAG GGTATCTCCTCTACCCAGACACTCCTGCAAAGATGGAGACAACATCCCAAGAAGATTTTTGCTTCAGACCGGCCCCACAGCAAGATAGAGGCAAAG GAGACTGTGTTGCCAAGAACACACAACAGGAGTCCCGTCGTTCTCCTTTCACAATCTccagacaaacaggaagaggaaacattaGCAGGGGCTGGGAAATACAGGGGGATGAGCGAGGGGACAACGGCGATGGGACAGCTGTGAAAAAAGAGCAAGTCGCAGCAGAGATGCAGTCTCAGTATCAAAAGGATTtccctcctccatcttcctgTTGCAGGAGACGGACACCTGCCCTCCCACAGCCAGACAACATCTGCATCAACCCTGCATTCAG ATTCGAATTCAGCACAGTCCAAAGAGAGACTTACCCAGGTTGGCCGGTTGTGAGCTCCAGGTTTGCTGCAAAGCTGAGAGCGTCTTCGTCTGGAATACCAAACGTGACTTACAGACATtag
- the snrnp35 gene encoding U11/U12 small nuclear ribonucleoprotein 35 kDa protein has protein sequence MVDWSPIAKVFDPLKAGSIDSTDVEPHDRAVWRAMGARYKPNKGVVGDPLLTLFVARLNPQTTEAKLHQVFSKYGDIQRVRLVRDIVTGFSKGYAFIEYKEERSIVRARRDANKLVVDQHEVFVDYEQERTLKGWVPRRLGGGQGGKKESGQLRFGGRDRPFRKPINLGVGPVQEWGGGGGGGGREWDRQEGRDREDRDRHREAEWGGRGRRDDRDRGREREDRRQRDRSRHRERR, from the coding sequence aTGGTTGACTGGAGTCCGATAGCGAAGGTGTTCGACCCGCTGAAAGCTGGCAGCATCGACAGCACGGACGTGGAGCCCCATGACCGGGCGGTATGGAGGGCTATGGGGGCCCGGTATAAACCCAACAAAGGTGTTGTTGGGGACCCGCTGCTCACCCTGTTTGTGGCTCGTCTAAACCCGCAGACAACAGAGGCCAAACTGCACCAAGTGTTCTCCAAGTACGGAGACATCCAGCGAGTGCGACTGGTCCGGGATATCGTCACAGGCTTCTCCAAAGGGTATGCCTTCATTGAGTATAAGGAGGAGCGGTCCATCGTCCGAGCCCGCCGGGACGCCAACAAGCTGGTGGTTGACCAGCATGAAGTGTTTGTGGATTATGAACAGGAGAGGACCCTCAAGGGGTGGGTCCCCCGGAGGCTCGGCGGCGGACAGGGAGGGAAGAAAGAGTCCGGACAGCTGCGGTTCGGCGGCCGGGACAGGCCTTTCCGCAAACCCATTAACCTCGGGGTCGGTCCGGTGCAGGAGTGGGGCGgcggaggtggaggtggagggagagagtgggacAGACAAGAGGGCAGAGACAGGGAAGACCGGGACCGACACAGAGAGGCCGAGTGGGGcggcagagggaggagagacgaccgggacagaggcagagagagggaggaccGCAGACAGCGGGACCGGAGCAGGCACCGGGAGAGGAGATGA
- the bud13 gene encoding BUD13 homolog — MMAASTGSKKGNELSKAEYLKRYLSAGEGDKKSKGKLKKKRLKAPEKGLKIVDDDIDWKQLVKQEEEVEEDEEEAPVIAEVIDERPDEIKQLENFRTSNRWKIIGAEENEDTEELIEGGPQHSEAEPSSRSRHDSPEISPRRGGHDSPIRKTRHDSPDISPPRRGRHDSPDLSPQRQQSGKSGKVQSKDLSPSRKKRSPDPRRPKLSKKATKRHDSDSDQSPPRKRPLKGQASDSDQSPPRRRTKTRAGSDSDQSPPRRRPQSAKDSDGDLSPPRQPVQSHGPRMLSGGKSGLVSVDVLRKEQEENRRRERHNQPLEDESRNAQTVFRDKSGKRRDLDTEREEQKKKAGEKAAKDEKYAQWGKGLAQGQMQQQKLEDAVHEAHKPLARHCDDEDLDRMLREQEREGDPMAAMLRRKKVRNSKTQDKPRYKGPPPPPNRFNISPGYRWDGVDRSNGFEQKRYTRIADKKAVQDAAYKWSVEDM; from the exons atgatggCAGCCTCAACTGGTAGCAAAAAGGGAAACGAACTATCCAAAGCGGAATACTTAAAACGTTATTTATCCGCCGGTGAAGGTGATAAGAAGTCAAAGGGGAAGCTTAAAAAGAAACGTCTTAAGGCTCCTGAAAAAGG tttGAAAATAGTGGACGATGACATCGACTGGAAGCAGTTGGTCAAACAGGAGGAAGAAgtggaagaggacgaggaggaggctCCAGTG ATTGCAGAGGTGATCGACGAGAGACCAGACGAAATTAAACAACTGGAAAACTTCAGAACAAGCAATAGATGGAAAATAATTGGAG CTGAGGAAAATGAGGACACAGAAGAGTTGATAGAAGGAGGGCCACAGCATTCAGAGGCTGAGCCATCGAGCAGGAGTCGCCATGATTCGCCAGAGATTTCACCGAGGAGAGGTGGCCATGATTCTCCCATCAGAAAGACTAGACATGACTCTCCAGACATATCTCCTCCAAGAAGAGGCCGCCATGACTCCCCTGACCTGTCACCTCAGAGGCAACAGTCAGGAAAATCTGGGAAGGTACAAAGTAAAG ATTTGTCACCATCCAGAAAGAAACGTTCTCCTGATCCTCGGCGGCCAAAGCTTTCAAAGAAGGCTACGAAAAGGCATGATTCAGACTCGGACCAGTCACCCCCACGGAAAAGGCCTCTAAAGGGACAAGCCTCAGACTCTGACCAGTCTCCTCCAAGGAGGCGCACAAAAACAAGAGCGGGCTCTGATTCTGACCAGTCGCCACCCAGAAGGCGGCCGCAGAGTGCAAAGGACTCGGATGGCGATCTGTCACCACCTCGCCAGCCTGTCCAGTCACAT GGTCCAAGGATGCTTTCCGGTGGAAAATCCGGTCTAGTTTCAGTAGATGTTTTAAggaaagagcaggaggagaaccGACGCAGAGAAAGACACAACCAGCCACTCGAAG ATGAATCTCGCAATGCTCAGACGGTGTTCCGAGACAAGAGCGGTAAGAGGAGGGATTTAGATACGGAGAGggaagaacagaaaaagaaggctGGAGAGAAAGCAGCAAAGGATGAGAAATACGCTCAGTGGGGAAAAGG GTTGGCACAGGGCCAGATGCAACAGCAGAAACTCGAGGATGCAGTGCACGAAGCTCACAAGCCGCTGGCACGTCACTGCGATGACGAGGATCTTGACCGCATGTTGAGAGAgcaggaaagagagggagatcCCATGGCTGCCATGCTCAGACGAAAAAAAGTCCGCAATTCAAAAACACAAG ATAAACCACGTTATAAGGGTCCACCACCCCCTCCAAATCGCTTCAATATTTCACCAGGCTATCGCTGGGATGGAGTTGACAG GTCAAATGGTTTTGAACAGAAACGCTACACGCGTATAGCAGATAAGAAGGCCGTCCAGGATGCCGCCTATAAATGGAGCGTGGAGGACATGTAA